One region of Triticum aestivum cultivar Chinese Spring chromosome 6B, IWGSC CS RefSeq v2.1, whole genome shotgun sequence genomic DNA includes:
- the LOC123137688 gene encoding protein NONRESPONDING TO OXYLIPINS 2, mitochondrial isoform X1, with amino-acid sequence MASTCFRAAARAATAACRSAASRSMPSVGRSAARRAPLISRAPLELGCCAVMSLLPLHSAVAAARLTSRLSTASRSSSALSQGILCRTYPGL; translated from the exons ATGGCCTCGACCTgcttccgcgccgccgcccgcgccgccactGCGGCCTGCCGGTCGGCGGCCTCCCGCTCCATGCCCTCCGTCGgccgctccgccgcccgccgcgccccgTTAATCTCCAG GGCGCCGCTGGAGCTGGGGTGCTGCGCGGTAATGTCGCTGCTGCCGCTACACAGCGCGGTGGCCGCGGCGAGGCTGACTTCGCGGCTGAGCACGGCGTCCCGGAGCTCCTCCGCTCTCTCTCAGGGTATCCTCTGTCGCACCTATCCCGGACTTTAA
- the LOC123139323 gene encoding atherin, producing the protein MQKYVGGDELICPSVPSSALLLSLNLSNRAPSATARRTPAEEAKKRRGAQSKKPRRWPPSSTASPPAAASTCRPPPPASPEEITAALSELFCNLLPLPLPCVGESTAASRVSPGSSPARSDASEGAASFYAEPHPEDEPEASAGRSTQMLLAMAAMGGRGGPYGRRPASSYGSCAAWSAGSLTAHRPASPSPICSPVSSKGGDGCRDGGERRDDGDTSSFVTSQQEQEQGRLPTREDFIKCSATPRNIRLQTPRHPSLPDRRANGSSRGPPKFVHKATPARLMRRARSSHNYHGKRTGAIDAVNDWRLPKVSEEEDEAVDQKDWQDDAVSSRVSSARDWNFESDSAYEGSNHDGRAFDHSEVEDCAAAVQRMERRLRCPARKHEENAVHAKLVAWKDAQIAKLIEKLNQKEAQIDKWQKNKVAQARHKLTKTEKKLEKQRAEAIVKMQKAIEDAERRADKKRVKKQAATNSRIDGVKRALEEMSRTGRLPWTLAFL; encoded by the exons ATGCAGAAATACGTCGGTGGTGATGAATTAATTTG CCCATCCGTACCATCTTCGGCTCTCCTCCTCTCCCTCAATCTCTCGAATCGCGCGCCCTCTGCAACTGCCAGACGCACCCCCGCGGAGGAGGCCAAGAAGAGGCGAGGTGCGCAGAGCAAGAAGCCAAGAAGATGGCCGCCGTCCTCGACGgcgtctcctcctgcggcagcatcAACATGTAGACCGCCGCCTCCCGCGTCTCCTGAGGAAATTACTGCTGCACTTTCAGAGCTTTTCTGTAATCTCCTCCCGCTCCCGCTCCCCTGCGTCGGCGAGTCGACCGCCGCCTCCCGCGTCTCGCCGGGCTCCTCCCCCGCCCGCTCCGACGCCTCCGAGGGCGCCGCCTCCTTCTACGCCGAGCCCCACCCGGAGGACGAGCCTGAGGCGTCCGCGGGGAGGAGCACGCAGATGCTGCTCGCCATGGCCGCCATGGGCGGGCGCGGCGGCCCCTACGGCCGCCGCCCGGCGTCCTCCTACGGCAGCTGCGCCGCCTGGAGCGCCGGCTCCCTCACCGCTCACCGCCCGGCCTCCCCTTCGCCCATATGCAGCCCCGTCAGCAGCAAAGGTGGCGACGGCTGCCGGGACGGCGGAGAGCGCCGCGACGATGGCGACACGTCCTCCTTCGTCACGTCACAGCAG GAACAAGAGCAAGGGAGGTTACCAACGAGAGAAGATTTCATCAAGTGTTCTGCTACGCCACGAAACATCCGGCTACAGACTCCCAGGCACCCTTCTCTGCCGGACAGGAGAG CTAACGGATCCAGTCGAGGGCCTCCAAAATTCGTCCACAAGGCCACGCCAGCTAGATTGATGCGCCGAGCTCGCTCCTCACATAATTACCATGGGAAGCGCACGGGAGCAATTGATGCTGTCAATGACTGGAGATTGCCTAAAGTAAGTGAAGAGGAAGATGAGGCAGTGGATCAGAAGGACTGGCAGGATGATGCTGTGTCATCTCGTGTATCCTCAG CTCGTGATTGGAACTTCGAGTCGGATAGTGCCTATGAGGGAAGCAATCATGATGGTCGTGCTTTTGACCATTCAGAGGTCGAGGATTGTGCAGCTGCAGTGCAAAGGATGGAGAGACGGCTGCGGTGCCCTGCGAGGAAACATGAGGAAAATGCTGTCCACGCCAAGTTGGTTGCCTGGAAGGATGCACAGATTGCAAAGCTCATAGAAAA GCTGAATCAGAAAGAAGCCCAGATCGATAAATGGCAGAAGAATAAGGTTGCACAGGCCAGGCACAAACTGACAAAAACTGAG AAGAAGTTGGAGAAGCAGAGAGCTGAAGCCATAGTGAAGATGCAGAAGGCGATAGAAGATGCAGAGAGGAGAGCTGATAAGAAGAGAGTCAAGAAGCAGGCAGCCACCAACAGTCGGATAGATGGTGTCAAGAGAGCCCTGGAGGAGATGTCTAGGACAGGAAGGCTACCCTGGACACTTGCTTTTCTGTGA
- the LOC123137688 gene encoding protein NUCLEAR FUSION DEFECTIVE 6, mitochondrial isoform X2, translating into MASTCFRAAARAATAACRSAASRSMPSVGRSAARRAPLISRAPLELGCCAVMSLLPLHSAVAAARLTSRLSTASRSSSALSQEMGLSAPR; encoded by the exons ATGGCCTCGACCTgcttccgcgccgccgcccgcgccgccactGCGGCCTGCCGGTCGGCGGCCTCCCGCTCCATGCCCTCCGTCGgccgctccgccgcccgccgcgccccgTTAATCTCCAG GGCGCCGCTGGAGCTGGGGTGCTGCGCGGTAATGTCGCTGCTGCCGCTACACAGCGCGGTGGCCGCGGCGAGGCTGACTTCGCGGCTGAGCACGGCGTCCCGGAGCTCCTCCGCTCTCTCTCAGG AGATGGGTCTATCTGCTCCAAGGTGA
- the LOC123137688 gene encoding protein NUCLEAR FUSION DEFECTIVE 6, mitochondrial isoform X3 produces the protein MASTCFRAAARAATAACRSAASRSMPSVGRSAARRAPLISRAPLELGCCAVMSLLPLHSAVAAARLTSRLSTASRSSSALSQDENDDT, from the exons ATGGCCTCGACCTgcttccgcgccgccgcccgcgccgccactGCGGCCTGCCGGTCGGCGGCCTCCCGCTCCATGCCCTCCGTCGgccgctccgccgcccgccgcgccccgTTAATCTCCAG GGCGCCGCTGGAGCTGGGGTGCTGCGCGGTAATGTCGCTGCTGCCGCTACACAGCGCGGTGGCCGCGGCGAGGCTGACTTCGCGGCTGAGCACGGCGTCCCGGAGCTCCTCCGCTCTCTCTCAGG ATGAAAATGATGATACGTGA
- the LOC123137688 gene encoding protein NUCLEAR FUSION DEFECTIVE 6, mitochondrial isoform X4 translates to MASTCFRAAARAATAACRSAASRSMPSVGRSAARRAPLISRAPLELGCCAVMSLLPLHSAVAAARLTSRLSTASRSSSALSQGT, encoded by the exons ATGGCCTCGACCTgcttccgcgccgccgcccgcgccgccactGCGGCCTGCCGGTCGGCGGCCTCCCGCTCCATGCCCTCCGTCGgccgctccgccgcccgccgcgccccgTTAATCTCCAG GGCGCCGCTGGAGCTGGGGTGCTGCGCGGTAATGTCGCTGCTGCCGCTACACAGCGCGGTGGCCGCGGCGAGGCTGACTTCGCGGCTGAGCACGGCGTCCCGGAGCTCCTCCGCTCTCTCTCAGG GCACATGA